The Labilibaculum sp. sequence TGGTGGGCATCAATTCCATTAAAGTCGGCCCATGGATGGATTACATGCCGGTTCTGAGGATCGTAATCTGCAAAATGTTTATCGAGATCGTAGTTCCAACCTCCTTCATTACCATTGCTCCACAATACAATACATGGGTGATTTACATCGCGGGTCAGCATTTCTTTCTGTAGTTTTGATCCAACTTCGGTGTCGTAGCAGTTTTGCCATCCGGCCAATTCATCGACCACAAACAAACCGATTGAATCACACATATCTAAAAAGTGCTGATCGGGCGGATAGTGAAAACGAACAGCGTTGATGTTCATTTCCTTTAATAAAAGAGCATCGCTTTTGCTGATTTCACGGTTGGTAGTACGTCCGCCATCAGGATGAAATGAGTGACGGTTAATCCCTTTCATAACAATTTTGGTATCATTCACATAAATACCATCTTTTGCTCTGAATTCAACCGTTCTAAAACCAATTCTTGACCACCATTCGTGCAGGGTTTTATTGTTTTGGTCGGTTAATTTCAGGTGTAGTTTGTAAAGTTGAGGATTCTCAGGATTCCAGCTGATAACATCATCCCATTTTGTGCTGATGTGTTGTTTTTTGCCATTCAGAGTCAATGGAATGGTTTTGGATGCAAATTTACCTTTTCCTGTTAAGGGTTCAATCGTTGCAATAATTTTACCTGATTTTATTTCTTCAGATAAATCAATGTCAGCATTCAAACTCCCGTCGGCTTTTGCATCCAATGCCACATGGTTCATCGCTGTTCGAGGTTTTGCCTCTAAATAAACCGGACGGTAGATGCCGCCGAAAGTCCACCAATCGGCTTTTCTTTCGGCGTTGTTGATGCTGTTGTTTGCCGAGTGTTTGTGAATGATCACCTTAAGATCATTCTTTTTTCCGGTGGTGATTTTATGGGTAATATCGTATGAAAAACGATAAAAACCGCCTTGGTGCATCTCTCCGGCTTTTTCTCCGTTAATGAATACTTCAGTATCTGTCATGGCGCCTTCAAAAACAATCGAGATTTGTTGTCCGCTCCATTTTTTTGGCACTTTGAATGAGTATTTGTAGGTGCCGGTTTCTTTCGATGGTTCAACTCCCTTTTTCTTGTACCATCTGCCATAGGTATATTCTCCAAAGCCCTGCAGTTCCCATTGCGAAGGAACTTCTATCTGACTCCATTTTTGGCTGTTTTGACCAGCAGAGCAGTAAAAATCCCAGATAACTGTATTTCCCAATCCAGTTCCGGATAAATATTGCCGTTCAGTTTGCTGCCCCGTTGCGCAGAAACAGGTTACTAGAAGTAAATAGGTAATGAGTTGATGTTTCATGTGTCTAAATTTGTTTTTTATTGCCATATGGAACTCCCAAATTACACTCATCATCTTGTGTGTAAGACTTTTTACATGGACGTTTCATATGATTATAATTTTTGCTTTTGGCTGTCTTTATAAATCTAATTATTTTCCAAATCTATATTCTTGTTATTTTCCAGAGATAAAGCATCGTTTGATTTTATCTGAAGATGTTCACATTTCCAGTTTTTTGCATGTTTTATTACTCCGGCATTTTTACCTTCTATGCTTACATCACAGAATTTAAAATCTTCAATGGTACTGCTTTTAATTCCAACCACATTGATACAGCGTTTTGCTCCGGTGGCTTTAATATTGGAGAAGGATATGTTTTGAAATTTTGGCGTCCCATCCTTAGGATCAACACCAGCCAACATTTTTTTCCAATGTTCGGGCAGTGTTTTTCCCCTATATTCTTCAGGAAGCAATGAAGTGCTGTAAGCAGGATTCCAGTCTAAATCAACAGACAGAGGATATTTAACCTTGTTCATGGTGATATTTGCCAAATGAATATCCTCGATTTTGCCTCCCCGTTGAATCGTACTCTTAAAACGCAAACCAAAGGATGTGCCTTCTGCTGTTAAATTATAAGCAACCACATGTCTGATGCTGCCGGATGTTTCGCTCCCGATGGTAAAAAGTCCGGCTCCCATTCCTGCATAACAATCTCGTATCACAATGTATTCACAAGGTCGGTTCACCCGCAGACCATCGCTGTCGCGTCCTGCTTTTAAACAAAAGTTATCATCATTGCAATTGATATTGCTGTTTTGAACCAAAATAAACGAAGAGGAATCAATATCCACACCATCGGTACTAGGTCCGTGTCCTTCAATATTGTTACTAATAGTAACATCATTAACGGTTACGTATTTCGAGTACAGAATATGAAGACTCCAAAAGCCCGGCTGATACAGTACTATTCCATCAATAGTGATGTTTTCAGAATCAGATATTAGTATTCCCCGGGGTCTTTCACAATCGTAATCTACAATCCATCGAAGTCCTTTGGGTTCATATTCCTTGCGCATGTTCCAGTATTTGTCCCAAAACACTTTTCCTTTGCCGTGAATTGTTCCATTTCCTGTAATGGCAGCATTCTTTTTGTCAATAATATTAATGAGTGCAGCCGGCCATTTCATTTCAATGCCTGCAATACGGGTATCAATTTGTTTGTAATCTTCCAGATTCTGACTCCCGGTCAGCATGGTTCCTTTGGGGATGTTGAAATTAACGTTGTTGCCGATAAAAAGCGATCCTGTTAAATAAACACCGGGTTTAAACGTTACTGTTCCTCCTCCGGTAGCTTCAGCCTCATCAAGTGCTTTTTGAATGGCTTTGGTGTTTAAAACAAGTGCATCTCCAACGGCTCCGTAATCTTCTACACGAAACACGGTTTTCTGATCTGGAAAAGTATGGCTGCCCGCATTTTCCATCCAGGTAAATTTAGGGATTGAAGAATTATTCTGCCCCAATGCGCTAAATCCGCAAAGTAGGAGTATGATAAATTGTAATGACTTCATAGGGTATCTGAACTTTTAATTCGAAAAGTTAACGGGTATTAATTTTACTTCACTGTTTAAGCCGGCAGGCATTGTTTTCCAATTCGCATAACCTGTTTTTTTATAGTTAAGGTCAACCAGATTAATTTCCTTGAAAATACGCCATTGAACTCCTTTTTGATCTAAACTTGCGATGTGATTGGCTGGTAAACCTGTTACCTCTATTTCTATTGCATTAAGACCGTTTTTAAGGTATTTGCCAACAGAAAGCTCGTATGGCACCGACCATAATGTTTGAATATAGGTATTGTTCAGTTTTACTCTGGCCGTTTCTCTCACATCACCTAAGTTAAGAATCCAGTCTTCAGCCGTTTTTTTATTCACCGTAAATGTTGTTGAATAGACCGCTGTCCCCATATTCTCTTTTGCTTCATCAATCTTCAAATCGGTCCAGGGAACTAATTTTGGAATAGCAAAGGTGTCGGTGACAGCGGGAATACTCTCTTTAAAGAATATTTTCCAGTTGTTGTTCAGTACAAATGGATTTCCTGTTTCTTTAAGATAAGGCCAGTTTTCACTTGTAACCTTCGTCGAAAATGTTTGTAATAGTAATGATTCTCCGGATTTTAACTGCAATCTTACTTTGGTTTTGCCATCGACTTGTTTTATTTGTGCTTTCCCTTTTTGTCCATTGATCGGATTGAAAAATACGACAGCCTTTGCAAGTGTTGGTAAAGCAATCCAGCTATCTGTATCCTCAGCTTTAAGTGCAGAAACAAAATAATGATACCCCTGGCTGTTTTTCCTGCGAATGTATTTAAGATCCGCTTTTGTTTTAAATTCTTCAGCAACAACTCCGGTAGCCGCAAGTGTATTTTCATAATCGGTTCCGGTAATGATTTTTCCTTTCGAAAATGAGCTTACTGTGGTTTCGTTAAAGTCAACTTCAGGCAGCTGATCACTTAAAGTAAGAAATTGTTTTCTTCGGTTTTCCAGATTTCCATATCCGGGAACATCTTTAGGATAATTTCCCATGAACACAATTTGTGCACCTTGTTTGGACAGATCAATCAGTTTTTTAATAACCTCCGCCGGCATTTTATCTACAGAAGGTATAATTAAAGCTTTATACGAAGTTCCTCCCGATGTAATGAGATGTCCGTTTTTAAATTCAGTGCTTGTAATGAATGAATCCGAAATATAGTCCATATCATAGCCGGCGTCACTAATTTGGTTGACTACATGAATAAATTCCGGAGCACGTTGTTTCATTTTATGGATATCGAATTGTAATAATTTACCGTCCACTTTGTGCCACATATCGTAAATAGGTAAATAAACCAGAAAATCATTATCGGGTTTACCCATTTGTAAAAACGATTGTACGCGTGAGATATATTTAAAAAAGGGTTTTGCATCGCGCCACAATGGGTTGGTTGGACTCATGTCCACCGAAGCATAAAATTTCCATCCCGGCCAGGCAGCCTCAGCCGGACTATAGGTAGTGCCGTGAAAGTAAACGTGATTAACGCCTGAAACAAACATCAAATCCAAATCGGGTTTACACTGAGAGAAGGAGGTGCGAAAATGCTCGGTAAGCCATGTAAATGTTTCTGAAGAAGTGTATTTCTTTCCTGAAATATGAGCCGCTGATGAAGCGTATTTTAACATGGAAAAATCGGAGTCGTTATGACGTGTTAAAGAATCTTTGCGCAGCCCTTTAATGTGAAAGTCGGATAATCCAAATCCTTCGCATTCGGGCACATCAACAGCAGCATAAATATCAATTAAGTTAGCCGG is a genomic window containing:
- a CDS encoding glycosyl hydrolase family 28 protein; amino-acid sequence: MKSLQFIILLLCGFSALGQNNSSIPKFTWMENAGSHTFPDQKTVFRVEDYGAVGDALVLNTKAIQKALDEAEATGGGTVTFKPGVYLTGSLFIGNNVNFNIPKGTMLTGSQNLEDYKQIDTRIAGIEMKWPAALINIIDKKNAAITGNGTIHGKGKVFWDKYWNMRKEYEPKGLRWIVDYDCERPRGILISDSENITIDGIVLYQPGFWSLHILYSKYVTVNDVTISNNIEGHGPSTDGVDIDSSSFILVQNSNINCNDDNFCLKAGRDSDGLRVNRPCEYIVIRDCYAGMGAGLFTIGSETSGSIRHVVAYNLTAEGTSFGLRFKSTIQRGGKIEDIHLANITMNKVKYPLSVDLDWNPAYSTSLLPEEYRGKTLPEHWKKMLAGVDPKDGTPKFQNISFSNIKATGAKRCINVVGIKSSTIEDFKFCDVSIEGKNAGVIKHAKNWKCEHLQIKSNDALSLENNKNIDLENN
- a CDS encoding glycosyl hydrolase, whose translation is MFLSLKSIARLATLFLIPFLIVRCQPDAQWPEESVNTKPGARWWWMGSAVDEANLSRNLELYSEAGLGSLEITPIYGVQGNDSNEVDFLSNRWMELYAHTQKEAKKRGINIDMNTGTGWPFGGPDVGLKDAAGCLLIKEFYLSDGHKLDQLIIPDDKKQQETANLANLMAFSENGEIVDLTEKVSNKKLDWKAPVGKWTLIALFEGNTFQQVKRAAPGGKGLVLNHFSKESVEKYLSKFTKAFNESGAPVPNYFFNDSYEVYNADWTPGFLAEFEQMQGYKLQDYLPQFLDTARNETTARIVSDYRETLSKLLLENFTKPWTEWAHKLNSKTRNQAHGSPANLIDIYAAVDVPECEGFGLSDFHIKGLRKDSLTRHNDSDFSMLKYASSAAHISGKKYTSSETFTWLTEHFRTSFSQCKPDLDLMFVSGVNHVYFHGTTYSPAEAAWPGWKFYASVDMSPTNPLWRDAKPFFKYISRVQSFLQMGKPDNDFLVYLPIYDMWHKVDGKLLQFDIHKMKQRAPEFIHVVNQISDAGYDMDYISDSFITSTEFKNGHLITSGGTSYKALIIPSVDKMPAEVIKKLIDLSKQGAQIVFMGNYPKDVPGYGNLENRRKQFLTLSDQLPEVDFNETTVSSFSKGKIITGTDYENTLAATGVVAEEFKTKADLKYIRRKNSQGYHYFVSALKAEDTDSWIALPTLAKAVVFFNPINGQKGKAQIKQVDGKTKVRLQLKSGESLLLQTFSTKVTSENWPYLKETGNPFVLNNNWKIFFKESIPAVTDTFAIPKLVPWTDLKIDEAKENMGTAVYSTTFTVNKKTAEDWILNLGDVRETARVKLNNTYIQTLWSVPYELSVGKYLKNGLNAIEIEVTGLPANHIASLDQKGVQWRIFKEINLVDLNYKKTGYANWKTMPAGLNSEVKLIPVNFSN